In Halopseudomonas nanhaiensis, a single window of DNA contains:
- a CDS encoding cytochrome-c peroxidase gives MKKRLIRLALAAGLFLPATQALADRAANEPIQPIEPAQITEPEKVELGKKLFFDPRLSRSGFISCNSCHNLSTGGSDNLPTSIGHNWQEGPINSPTVLNSSMSVAQFWDGRAKTLEEQAAGPISNPKEMALTHAVAIDVLRSIPQYRADFSEIYGTEEISLSHVTNAIAAFEETLVTPNSRFDRWLKGDDDALSEQELAGYKTFKEVGCTACHNGAAVGGTSFQRMGVVRPYVTDNPAEGRVAVTGDDADRFSFKVPTLRNVELTYPYFHDGAHWKLEEAVDLMARLQLGRELPRSDIDNMTAFLKTLTGDQPEFAIPQLPPSTGDTPKPIPFAN, from the coding sequence ATGAAAAAGAGACTGATACGGCTGGCGCTGGCCGCCGGGCTGTTTCTGCCTGCGACTCAGGCTCTGGCAGACCGAGCCGCCAACGAACCGATTCAGCCCATCGAGCCTGCACAGATCACCGAGCCGGAGAAAGTGGAGCTGGGCAAGAAGCTGTTCTTCGATCCGCGGCTATCACGGTCCGGTTTCATCTCCTGCAACTCCTGTCATAACCTCAGCACCGGCGGGAGCGACAATCTGCCCACCTCGATCGGTCACAACTGGCAGGAAGGCCCGATCAACTCGCCGACCGTGCTCAATTCGAGCATGAGCGTGGCCCAGTTCTGGGACGGTCGCGCCAAGACGCTGGAGGAGCAGGCAGCCGGCCCCATATCCAACCCAAAGGAAATGGCGTTGACGCATGCCGTGGCCATCGACGTGCTGCGCTCCATCCCGCAGTACCGCGCAGATTTCTCGGAGATCTACGGCACTGAAGAGATCTCGCTGAGCCACGTGACCAATGCCATCGCGGCATTCGAGGAAACGCTGGTGACGCCGAACTCCCGATTCGATCGCTGGCTGAAGGGGGATGATGACGCCCTCAGCGAGCAGGAGCTCGCCGGCTACAAGACCTTCAAGGAAGTAGGATGCACCGCCTGCCACAACGGCGCGGCGGTCGGTGGCACCTCGTTTCAGCGCATGGGTGTGGTCAGGCCCTACGTGACCGACAACCCGGCGGAAGGACGCGTAGCGGTCACCGGCGACGATGCCGATCGCTTCTCCTTCAAGGTGCCGACCCTGCGCAACGTGGAGCTGACCTACCCCTACTTTCATGATGGCGCGCACTGGAAACTGGAAGAGGCGGTGGATCTGATGGCACGGCTTCAGCTCGGCCGCGAGCTGCCCAGGAGCGACATCGACAACATGACCGCCTTCCTCAAGACCCTGACTGGCGATCAGCCCGAATTCGCGATCCCGCAGCTGCCTCCATCGACCGGCGATACGCCAAAACCGATTCCCTTCGCCAACTGA
- a CDS encoding YqfO family protein: protein MYKLCFFVPESHLESVKRAVFDAGAGRMGDYDSCCWQTLGQGQFRPLKGADPHIGKVGQLEYVEEYRVETLCHGDVVRDVVTALREAHPYEEPAFDVWALTQELMM from the coding sequence ATGTACAAACTCTGTTTCTTCGTCCCCGAGTCGCATCTCGAGTCGGTGAAGCGCGCCGTGTTCGATGCCGGTGCCGGCAGGATGGGCGACTATGATTCCTGTTGCTGGCAGACCCTCGGACAGGGCCAGTTCCGTCCGCTGAAGGGCGCCGATCCGCACATCGGCAAGGTCGGCCAGCTGGAGTACGTCGAAGAGTATCGCGTCGAAACGTTGTGTCATGGGGACGTGGTGCGCGATGTCGTAACGGCGCTGCGCGAGGCACATCCCTATGAGGAGCCGGCCTTCGATGTCTGGGCGCTGACCCAGGAACTGATGATGTGA
- a CDS encoding entericidin A/B family lipoprotein has translation MKLAMKSMLLSMLFMFGVAGCNTMDGAGQDIEQGGEAIQRQAQ, from the coding sequence ATGAAGCTTGCGATGAAATCTATGCTGCTCAGCATGTTGTTCATGTTCGGTGTCGCCGGTTGTAACACGATGGACGGCGCAGGTCAGGATATCGAGCAAGGCGGTGAAGCGATCCAGCGCCAGGCGCAGTGA
- a CDS encoding GFA family protein, whose amino-acid sequence MNSITGRCLCEAIVYRIEGDLGPVFNCHCSKCRRWHGAAFRTRASIKRSQFSWLAGEHLLSRYTSSDTVTKTFCSVCGSNLASFYADLPDIVGIALGGLESDPGLRPLANIFVGSKAPWYDICDGLPQFEGWPTSESAVRATAED is encoded by the coding sequence ATGAACAGCATCACCGGGCGTTGCCTGTGCGAGGCCATCGTCTACCGTATCGAGGGTGACCTTGGGCCGGTATTCAACTGCCATTGTTCTAAATGCCGCCGTTGGCACGGCGCTGCGTTCCGTACCCGCGCTTCGATCAAACGTTCACAATTCAGCTGGCTCGCAGGCGAACATCTTCTGTCTCGTTACACGTCATCCGATACCGTGACCAAGACCTTCTGTTCGGTCTGCGGCTCGAATCTGGCGAGCTTCTACGCGGACCTTCCGGATATTGTCGGCATCGCACTGGGTGGGCTGGAAAGCGATCCCGGCCTGCGCCCGCTCGCGAATATCTTCGTCGGCTCGAAGGCACCCTGGTATGACATCTGTGACGGGCTGCCGCAGTTCGAGGGCTGGCCGACCTCGGAATCGGCGGTCCGCGCCACAGCAGAGGATTGA
- a CDS encoding pyridoxamine 5'-phosphate oxidase family protein — protein MELDSAALVTSAEQLAALYAAPSERARLKQIDHIDPNCRAFIEASPFFALSTCGLSGADCSPRGDAEGSIIVADEHTLLIADRRGNNRLDSLRNILDNPSVGMLFLIPGLNETLRVNGRAQISRDPGLLARFGVTGKLPVTVLAIRVDEAYIHCGRALVRAGLWESRTQPPAVPSIGTMLAAHTQGKVDAQVYDEQVAAHLHQTLY, from the coding sequence ATGGAGCTTGATTCCGCAGCACTGGTGACCAGTGCAGAACAACTCGCAGCCTTGTACGCGGCGCCCAGCGAGCGCGCCCGGCTCAAGCAGATCGATCATATCGATCCGAATTGCCGTGCGTTCATCGAGGCGTCGCCGTTTTTCGCGCTGTCGACCTGCGGCCTATCAGGGGCTGATTGTTCACCGCGTGGCGATGCGGAGGGTTCGATCATCGTCGCGGATGAGCATACCCTGTTGATCGCGGATCGCCGCGGCAACAACCGGCTCGACAGCCTGCGCAACATTCTGGACAACCCCTCGGTGGGCATGCTGTTCCTGATCCCCGGTCTGAACGAGACATTGCGCGTCAATGGCCGTGCGCAGATCAGCCGCGATCCGGGCCTGCTGGCCAGGTTCGGCGTGACCGGCAAGCTGCCTGTCACGGTACTGGCGATCCGGGTTGATGAAGCATATATCCACTGTGGTCGCGCATTGGTGCGCGCCGGCCTCTGGGAATCCCGGACCCAACCGCCCGCCGTGCCGTCGATCGGCACGATGCTCGCGGCCCATACCCAGGGTAAGGTCGATGCGCAGGTGTATGACGAGCAAGTGGCTGCGCATCTGCATCAAACGCTGTACTGA
- a CDS encoding cysteine-rich CWC family protein — protein sequence MNASDRPLANHRCPRCGADNACQPARSGSFDTDCWCRQVSIDEAVLQALPEADRGIACLCRRCATADSA from the coding sequence ATGAACGCGTCCGATAGGCCCTTGGCGAATCATCGCTGCCCGCGCTGCGGAGCTGACAACGCTTGCCAGCCGGCCCGCAGCGGCAGCTTCGATACGGATTGCTGGTGCCGGCAGGTCTCGATCGACGAGGCGGTGCTGCAGGCGCTTCCGGAGGCGGACCGGGGCATCGCCTGCCTGTGTCGCCGTTGCGCCACGGCAGATAGTGCATGA
- a CDS encoding GNAT family N-acetyltransferase, with protein MSAPVGEIRLRLAVQADVPAIDQCVQAAYRHFVARIGQPPGPMRDDYSMLIHHRTVYVASVGIAIAGLLVLQQTRDDCVLENVAVDPAWQRRGIGKLLLEHAERCATGAGYDTICLYTNELMVENRYLYSRIGYREFDRRIEQGFSRVYMRKHLVCAAQSTGSGHLNRVGEGEADPLYAGVKDERVR; from the coding sequence GTGAGCGCTCCTGTAGGCGAAATAAGACTTCGACTGGCGGTCCAGGCCGATGTGCCGGCGATAGATCAATGCGTGCAGGCGGCCTACAGACACTTCGTCGCGCGCATCGGCCAGCCGCCAGGACCGATGCGCGATGACTATTCCATGCTTATCCATCATCGAACGGTCTATGTAGCGTCGGTCGGCATCGCGATCGCCGGGTTGCTTGTCCTGCAGCAGACCCGCGACGACTGTGTCCTCGAGAATGTCGCAGTCGATCCCGCCTGGCAGCGCCGAGGGATTGGCAAACTCCTGCTCGAGCATGCCGAGCGGTGCGCCACTGGCGCCGGATATGACACCATCTGCCTGTATACCAACGAGTTGATGGTGGAGAATCGCTATCTCTACTCGCGCATTGGTTACCGCGAGTTCGACAGGCGAATCGAGCAAGGTTTTTCGCGGGTTTACATGCGCAAGCATCTCGTCTGCGCAGCGCAGTCGACCGGATCGGGTCACCTGAATCGCGTGGGTGAGGGCGAGGCCGATCCTCTCTATGCAGGAGTGAAGGATGAACGCGTCCGATAG
- a CDS encoding heavy metal-binding domain-containing protein codes for MIVSTTPSIEGRKITRYCGIVAGEAILGANLFKDLFAGIRDMVGGRSATYERELTRARDIALKELEEKAAEAGANAVVGVDIDYEVLGERNGMLMVSASGTAVVIE; via the coding sequence ATGATCGTCTCGACCACACCCAGCATTGAAGGCCGCAAGATCACTCGCTATTGCGGCATCGTAGCCGGTGAAGCCATTCTCGGCGCGAACCTGTTCAAGGACCTGTTCGCCGGCATTCGCGACATGGTGGGCGGACGCTCGGCCACCTACGAGCGGGAGCTGACCCGGGCGCGCGACATTGCCCTGAAAGAGCTCGAGGAGAAAGCTGCCGAGGCCGGTGCCAACGCGGTGGTGGGCGTGGACATCGACTATGAGGTCCTCGGCGAGCGCAACGGGATGCTGATGGTGTCGGCCAGCGGCACGGCTGTGGTCATCGAATAA
- a CDS encoding DNA ligase: MRLLPALLLALLPFSLLWADSGRPHQPMLASLYQGEASVSEYWVSEKLDGVRGHWDGTRLWTRGGYAIATPEWFTEAWPGTPMDGELWIGRGRFDEVSGIVRSAAAPDEAWRSVRFMVFDLPAHGGTFAERVRVMNGLSGKAHENLRPIRQYKVNDAEELDRRLAAVVAAGGEGLMLHHQAALYRSGRSDDLLKYKQYDDAEAWVVGYTEGKGKYAGKVGALIVEDDAGRRFRLGSGLTDADRDAPPAIGSWVTYRYNGLTSTGLPRFARYMRIRHEAPEVPTSVSTLKGAHHDRLDHTQH; the protein is encoded by the coding sequence ATGCGCCTGCTTCCTGCTCTGTTGCTTGCACTTCTACCTTTCTCGCTTCTCTGGGCCGATTCCGGCCGGCCCCATCAACCCATGCTTGCAAGTCTCTATCAGGGTGAAGCGTCGGTGTCGGAGTACTGGGTCAGCGAAAAGCTCGACGGGGTGCGCGGGCACTGGGATGGCACCAGACTGTGGACGCGCGGTGGCTATGCTATTGCGACACCGGAGTGGTTCACTGAAGCGTGGCCCGGCACGCCTATGGACGGCGAGCTATGGATTGGCCGCGGGCGCTTCGACGAAGTGAGCGGTATCGTGCGCAGTGCCGCTGCGCCCGATGAGGCCTGGCGCAGCGTCCGATTCATGGTGTTCGACCTCCCGGCGCACGGGGGTACGTTTGCTGAGCGTGTGCGAGTGATGAACGGGCTCAGTGGCAAGGCACATGAGAACCTGCGGCCGATTCGTCAGTACAAGGTCAACGACGCCGAGGAACTGGATAGGCGGCTTGCAGCGGTGGTCGCGGCTGGTGGTGAAGGACTGATGCTGCATCATCAGGCGGCACTCTACCGTTCCGGTCGGAGTGATGACCTGCTCAAGTACAAGCAATACGACGATGCCGAGGCGTGGGTCGTCGGATACACGGAAGGTAAGGGCAAGTACGCTGGCAAGGTCGGCGCGCTCATCGTTGAGGACGACGCGGGAAGGCGGTTTCGACTCGGTAGCGGTCTGACCGATGCCGACCGCGATGCGCCACCGGCTATTGGCAGTTGGGTCACCTACCGCTATAACGGTCTGACCTCGACCGGCTTGCCACGCTTTGCCCGATACATGCGCATTCGACACGAAGCGCCAGAGGTGCCAACGTCAGTTTCTACACTCAAGGGAGCACACCATGATCGTCTCGACCACACCCAGCATTGA
- a CDS encoding pseudouridine synthase, protein MLSCSNTAFEGNPLTEIFRDAHLLAVHKPAGLLLHRSPIDRHETEFALQHARALNGGEHVYPVHRLDRPTSGLLLFARDPDTASSLGKAFMAGEVRKTYVALVRGWTEEAGLIDHPLRERAIDRRCKDDPQPTREARSRYARLATTEIPVQIEGFPSSRYSLVELCPDTGRKHQLRRHMQHIAHPIIGDTNYGRTRHNHYFAERFGCSRLMLAATAMRFAHPFTGQPMTLHAEPDETFRQVLTIFNDDVQSLWPRTDQV, encoded by the coding sequence GTGCTGTCCTGTTCGAACACCGCCTTTGAAGGCAATCCCCTGACCGAGATTTTCCGAGATGCGCATCTGCTGGCGGTGCACAAACCCGCCGGATTATTGCTGCATCGCAGTCCGATCGACCGTCACGAGACCGAATTCGCCCTGCAGCATGCCCGGGCGCTGAACGGGGGAGAGCATGTCTACCCGGTGCATCGGCTGGATCGTCCGACATCGGGGCTGCTGTTGTTCGCGCGTGATCCGGACACGGCCAGCTCGCTGGGCAAGGCGTTCATGGCCGGCGAGGTTCGCAAGACATATGTGGCGCTGGTACGCGGCTGGACCGAGGAAGCAGGGCTGATCGACCATCCGTTGCGCGAGCGCGCCATTGACAGGCGCTGCAAGGACGATCCGCAGCCGACCCGCGAAGCGCGCTCGCGCTATGCGAGGCTCGCCACCACCGAGATTCCGGTACAGATCGAAGGCTTTCCATCAAGCCGCTACAGTCTCGTCGAGCTGTGTCCCGACACCGGCCGCAAGCATCAGCTGCGCCGGCACATGCAGCACATCGCGCACCCGATTATTGGCGACACCAATTACGGCCGTACCCGTCACAATCACTATTTTGCCGAACGCTTCGGCTGCAGCCGGCTGATGCTGGCGGCCACCGCCATGCGCTTCGCGCATCCGTTCACCGGCCAGCCGATGACGCTTCATGCCGAGCCGGATGAGACCTTCCGTCAGGTACTGACGATTTTCAATGATGACGTTCAGTCCCTATGGCCTCGGACCGACCAGGTGTAG
- a CDS encoding FMN-binding negative transcriptional regulator, with translation MYVPTHFSQDDTETLLRYVREYSFGLLVIADEQGIEANHVPFHLGEADGALGVLQCHLARANPVWKRLVQGAKVLAVFQGPDAYVTPSWYATKAEHGRVVPTWNYLAVHAEGQARVVEDHDWLGRHLRALTNQHEARQAQPWRVDDAPRDYTDKLIRAIVGIEIRIDRLTGKLKASQNQPEANRAGVKAGLAQDGHSEMADLI, from the coding sequence ATGTACGTGCCAACCCACTTCAGCCAGGACGACACCGAAACGCTTCTGCGCTACGTCCGCGAGTACAGCTTCGGCCTGTTGGTCATCGCCGATGAGCAGGGTATCGAGGCGAACCACGTGCCGTTTCATCTGGGCGAAGCAGACGGTGCGCTGGGGGTGCTGCAGTGTCACCTCGCGCGGGCCAATCCGGTATGGAAGCGCCTGGTGCAGGGTGCAAAGGTGCTGGCCGTTTTTCAGGGGCCGGATGCGTACGTGACGCCGTCCTGGTACGCCACCAAAGCTGAGCATGGCCGGGTGGTGCCGACCTGGAACTATCTGGCGGTGCATGCCGAGGGGCAGGCCCGGGTGGTCGAGGATCACGACTGGTTAGGCCGGCATCTGCGCGCCTTGACCAACCAGCATGAAGCGCGCCAAGCACAACCGTGGCGCGTCGACGACGCCCCGCGGGACTACACTGACAAGCTGATCCGCGCGATCGTCGGCATCGAGATTCGTATCGACAGGCTCACCGGCAAGCTCAAGGCGAGCCAGAACCAGCCGGAGGCCAACCGTGCCGGCGTGAAAGCCGGACTGGCGCAGGACGGACACAGTGAGATGGCCGACCTGATCTGA